In one window of Candidatus Zixiibacteriota bacterium DNA:
- the lpdA gene encoding dihydrolipoyl dehydrogenase produces MIIENVFSEGVSVIDQFNIVIIGAGPGGYTAGIRAAMKGAKVAVIEGRELGGVCLNRGCIPSKALIASAAQYDKMKHADSFGIRLSAPPVYDWLEMRKRKDKVVSTMVGGIGSLFKSHGVTHYNGYGKISGKSEVTVFADNGTETKIKADNIIIGTGSRAMTLPAFPFDGKRILNSDHLLELQNLPKSILIIGGGVIGCEWACMLSLLDVEVTVVEMLDNCLPTEEVNSSQILEREMKKQNVKIFTKTKVESIKPGPQGIIAKLSSGESIETNQALVSVGRAFNTEDLGLDEIGVERNKNGSIKTGADMQTNVKNIYAIGDVRGEILLAYTAVHDGMVAVDNCLGEKASANYLGWPSVIFTHPEVASVGLTEAKAAEKHDVTVGKFPLRALGKAHAENEIAGEVKIVGDKKTDKILGVHIIGVHAAEVIHVAALAVRQGLTVTQLGNMIFGHPVISEAIMEAAHDLHGMSVHLAKKKI; encoded by the coding sequence TTGATTATTGAGAATGTTTTTTCCGAAGGAGTGTCTGTCATCGATCAGTTCAATATAGTTATCATAGGCGCCGGGCCGGGCGGTTACACGGCGGGTATTCGTGCCGCAATGAAAGGGGCCAAAGTCGCAGTCATCGAAGGACGCGAGTTGGGCGGAGTCTGTCTCAATCGCGGCTGCATCCCATCCAAAGCCCTTATTGCCTCAGCCGCTCAGTATGATAAGATGAAACATGCCGATAGCTTCGGCATCAGACTTTCCGCGCCGCCGGTTTACGACTGGCTCGAAATGAGAAAACGGAAAGACAAAGTCGTCAGCACCATGGTAGGCGGTATCGGCTCATTATTTAAATCCCACGGTGTCACTCATTATAACGGCTATGGGAAAATCAGCGGCAAATCTGAAGTCACCGTTTTTGCCGACAACGGGACCGAAACCAAAATCAAAGCCGACAATATTATCATCGGAACCGGATCGCGCGCGATGACCCTTCCGGCCTTTCCCTTCGATGGTAAACGCATCCTCAACTCAGACCATCTCCTTGAATTACAGAATTTGCCCAAATCTATTTTGATTATCGGCGGCGGCGTGATTGGCTGCGAATGGGCCTGTATGCTCTCGCTTCTCGATGTCGAAGTTACCGTCGTCGAAATGCTGGATAACTGCCTCCCGACCGAAGAGGTCAACAGCTCCCAGATTCTTGAACGTGAGATGAAAAAACAGAATGTCAAAATCTTCACCAAAACCAAAGTAGAATCCATTAAACCCGGGCCGCAGGGAATTATCGCCAAACTCTCAAGCGGTGAGTCGATCGAAACCAATCAGGCTCTGGTCTCTGTTGGCCGCGCTTTTAATACCGAAGATCTCGGCCTCGATGAGATTGGTGTCGAGAGAAATAAAAATGGCTCAATTAAGACTGGCGCCGATATGCAGACAAATGTGAAGAATATTTATGCCATTGGCGATGTCCGGGGCGAGATCCTGCTGGCCTACACCGCTGTCCATGACGGCATGGTTGCTGTGGACAACTGTTTAGGTGAAAAGGCGTCGGCCAATTATTTGGGCTGGCCGTCGGTCATTTTTACCCATCCTGAAGTCGCCTCGGTCGGATTGACCGAAGCCAAGGCGGCTGAAAAGCACGATGTTACGGTCGGCAAGTTCCCGCTTCGCGCTCTTGGGAAGGCCCATGCCGAAAACGAGATTGCCGGAGAGGTCAAAATTGTGGGGGACAAAAAAACCGACAAGATTCTCGGCGTCCACATTATAGGCGTTCATGCCGCCGAGGTAATCCATGTTGCGGCATTGGCAGTGCGGCAAGGTTTGACCGTGACCCAGCTTGGAAATATGATATTCGGGCATCCGGTTATATCCGAAGCGATAATGGAAGCGGCGCATGATCTGCATGGGATGTCGGTGCATTTGGCTAAAAAGAAGATATAA